One genomic segment of Musa acuminata AAA Group cultivar baxijiao chromosome BXJ3-3, Cavendish_Baxijiao_AAA, whole genome shotgun sequence includes these proteins:
- the LOC135633227 gene encoding cytochrome P450 71A1-like, with amino-acid sequence MHLKLGRIPVVVVSSPELAKEVLKTHDRECCTRPSHISTDKFSYGRSDIALMPYGDRWRQLRKFCTVELLSVKKINSFKGVREQETERTVKLICFHARQSLVVNLSELLLSLSYNIICRTAFGSRIDDGGDIHDTLREAQALLTAFFVSDYFPLLGWVDALRGMKARLNRIFLKFDGIHQRLIDDHIDRKKQQRNGDEDILEALLRMQKVGEDITEDNIKGLLTDIFIGGTDTSSAAVVWAMAELIRQPEMMKRTQDEVRGCVGSKGKVEESDLHQLHYLKCVIKETMRLHPPAPLMLPRETMRTIELNGCIIPPKTMIYVNAWAIGRDPNSWERPDIFNPERFMHGSSDTKGQDFKFIPFGEGRRICPGKNLGMLVVELVLANLLYSFNWHLPLGLTKEDVDMEEAPGITVHRKSALCLMATEYEGKED; translated from the exons ATGCACCTGAAACTTGGACGAATCCCTGTTGTCGTCGTGTCGTCGCCGGAGCTGGCCAAGGAAGTCCTCAAGACACATGACCGTGAGTGCTGCACCCGGCCTTCTCACATCTCCACTGATAAGTTTTCATACGGTCGCTCCGACATAGCCTTGATGCCGTACGGAGACCGATGGAGGCAGCTTCGGAAGTTTTGCACCGTCGAGTTATTGAGCGTCAAGAAGATCAACTCTTTTAAGGGCGTCAGAGAACAAGAGACAGAGCGAACGGTGAAGCTGATATGTTTTCACGCTCGCCAGTCTCTCGTCGTCAACCTGAGTGAGCTGTTGCTCTCACTTTCCTACAATATCATTTGTAGAACTGCCTTCGGCAGTCGCATCGACGACGGAGGCGATATCCATGACACACTCAGAGAAGCTCAGGCGTTGTTGACCGCCTTCTTTGTGTCTGATTACTTTCCACTGCTCGGGTGGGTTGATGCGCTAAGGGGGATGAAAGCCAGGCTCAATAGGATCTTTCTTAAGTTTGATGGCATCCACCAACGACTTATCGATGACCATATTGATCGAAAGAAGCAACAACGTAACGGTGATGAAGACATCTTGGAAGCTTTGCTCCGCATGCAAAAGGTTGGGGAGGATATAACAGAAGACAACATCAAAGGACTGCTCACG GATATTTTCATTGGTGGGACTGACACATCCTCAGCAGCCGTGGTGTGGGCGATGGCGGAACTCATCAGGCAACCGGAGATGATGAAGAGAACACAGGACGAGGTAAGAGGATGCGTTGGAAGCAAAGGAAAGGTGGAGGAGAGTGATCTTCACCAACTTCACTACCTTAAGTGTGTGATCAAGGAGACGATGAGACTGCACCCTCCGGCTCCGCTGATGCTTCCGAGGGAAACGATGCGGACTATAGAACTAAATGGATGCATTATTCCACCCAAAACAATGATTTACGTGAATGCGTGGGCGATAGGAAGGGATCCAAATTCGTGGGAGAGGCCTGATATCTTCAATCCGGAGAGGTTCATGCATGGCTCTTCCGACACGAAGGGGCAAGACTTCAAGTTCATACCATTTGGCGAAGGTCGAAGGATCTGCCCTGGTAAGAATCTTGGAATGTTAGTGGTGGAGCTCGTGCTTGCGAACCTCCTCTACTCCTTCAACTGGCATTTACCACTTGGACTCACGAAAGAGGACGTTGACATGGAGGAAGCACCCGGTATTACTGTGCATAGGAAGTCTGCGCTCTGTCTCATGGCCACGGAATATGAAGGAAAAGAGGACTAA